The nucleotide window CCTAACATCGCCGAACCGGATGCCATTGCAAAAGTGTTACAAAGTCCCACACACGCGGGCCGGCTCGGGTAGAATCGCGCTTTTTTTCGCGAAGCCCGGACTCCGACCCCAATTCGGGGTTGCACGCTCACCCGTGTACCCGTTTGCGTCGTCAGGCCGGAGACCGCACCGGATTCGCGAAGCCGATCAACAGAAGTCGTGTCCGTCAGCGCCGTCCCCCGCGCCGTCATGCTCCTTGTGATGGCGACCGGCCTGCCGGCAGTTTGTCCGCCCTCGCGCAGTCTGCCGCCCTGCCCTCATCGGGGTGGCACCTGTCCCCCCCGGGCGTGGAGAAGACATCGAATGGATAACAATCAATCTCTCATGCGCAACATTGGGCCGTTCGCCCTGATGTTGACCGGTCTCGGCTCGATCATCGGCTCAGGCTGGCTGTTCGGCGCCTGGAAAGCCGCCAAGATCGCAGGCCCCGCCGCACTGCTGGCCTGGATCATCGGCGCCGTGGTCATTCTGGCCATTGCCCTGACCTACGCCGAGCTCGGCGCCATGTTCCCCGAGTCGGGCGGCATGGTGCGCTACTCCCGCTACTCGCACGGCAGCCTGGTCGGCTTCATCGCCGCCTGGGCCAACTGGATCGCCATCGTCTCGGTGATCCCCATCGAAGCCGAAGCCTCGATTCAGTACATGAGCACGTGGCCGTACGAATGGGCACACAACCTGTTCGTGGACGGCACGCTCACCGCGAGCGGTCTCACGCTCTCGGCACTGCTCGTCGTTGTGTACTTCCTGCTGAACTACTGGGGCGTGAAGCTGTTCGCACGCGCCAACACGGCCATCACGCTGTTCAAGTTCGCGATCCCGGCGCTGACGATCGCGGGCCTGATCATCGCGGGCTTCCACCCGGGCAACTTCAATCTCGCCGAGCATGGCGGCTTCGCGCCCAACGGCATGTCGGCCGTGCTCACGGCCGTGGCCACGTCGGGCATCGTGTTCGCCTTCAACGGTTTTCAGAGCCCGGTGAACCTCGCGGGCGAGGCGCGTGATCCGGGACGCAGCATTCCGTTTGCGGTGGTCGGCTCGATACTGCTTGCCACGGTCATTTACCTGCTGCTTCAAGTCGCGTACATCGGCGCGCTCTCGCCCGAGCAGCTCGCCGGCGGATGGCACATGGTGAGCTTCAGCTCGCCGTTTGCCGAACTGGCGATCGCACTCGGCCTGAACTGGCTCGCCATCGTGCTGTACTTCGACGCCTTCCTGAGCCCGAGCGGCACGGGCACAACGTACATGGCCACCACGAGCCGCATGATTTACGCCATGGAACGCAACCGCACCCTGCCCGAGATTTTCGGCCGCGTGCATCCGCTGTACGGCGTGCCGCGCCCGGCGATGTGGTTCAACCTCGCGATCTCGTTCATCTTCATGTTCTTCTTCCGCGGCTGGGACTCGCTTGCCGCGGTGATTTCGGTCGCGACGGTGATCTCGTACCTGACCGGCCCAATCAGCGTGATGGCGCTGCGCCGCTCGGCACCGGAAATGGAACGGCCGCTGCGTTTGCCCGGCCTGTCGCTCATCGCGCCGTTCGCGTTCGTGTGCGCTTCGCTGATCCTGTACTGGGCACGCTGGCCGCTGACCGGCCAGATCATCGTGCTGGTCGTCGTGGCGCTGCCCGTCTACTTCTACTACCAGGCGAAGGACAAATGGCAAGGGTTCGGTCGTGACCTCAAGGCGTCGTGGTGGCTGATCGGTTACCTCCCCGTCATGGCGTTGTGCTCGTACATCGGCAGCAAGGAATTCGGCGGTCTCGGCCTGTTGCCGTACGGCTGGGACATGGCGGTGGTCGCCCTCCTGTCCCTCGCGTTCTATCACTGGGGCGTGAAAGCAGGCTGGCGCACGCCGTACCTGTCGGAAGAGCGCGAGCGGGACGTTGCCGGCATGGAAGGCATGCCCGCGCTTTCGCACTGAGTGTCTGGCGCCGCCCGGCGTCCGAATGGCAAAGCCCGCCGATCCGGCGGGCTTTTTTTCGCCCCATGATTACCGGTGCGCCCGCCGACGCTCGATGAAAAGGCTGTTTCCCAGCGCGCGCTTGGCCATTTTCTTGGCCTCCGCCGCGGCCGCCGAGACTTCCACGTGCGACGGAAAGCTCTCGGGCGTCACCGCGACCACGCCGATCGACAGGCTCGTGATGGGGTGGAAGATGACCATGCCGCGCCGGTCTTCGGCCTCGAATCCGCCAGCCGCGATCTGATCGGGATGAAAGTACTCGGTCACGGCGTCGCCGAAACGCGTCAATGCCTCGCGGCAGCGCGCTTCCCAGTCGGGACTGCGAAACAGAATCAGAAAGTCGTCGCCACCGATATGCCCCAGGAAGTCCCGCTCGGGATTGCGCACCGCCATGAGCACGCGCGCGACCAGTTGAATCAGGTCGTCGCCGCGCCGGTAGCCGAACACGTCGTTGAACGGCTTGAAGTTGTCCAGGTCGACGTAGCAGGCGTGAAACGACTGTCGCTCGCCGATCATGCGATCCATGTAATCGTCGATCGGCACGTTGCCCGGCAGCAGCGTGAGCGGGTTGGCGTAGCGCGCCGCGTCGAGCTGCATGTCGGTGATGTGGCGCATCAGCGCATGCCCCTGCGCGACACCGAAATAGCGCCCCTGGTCGGTCACGATGAACCCCGCCGCGATCTGGCGGCTCGCGCCTTCCGCGATCATGCGACTCAGATCCTCCACGCGCGCGCCCTTGTCGAACGTGAGCGGGCGCGGCTCCATCACCGCCGAACACGGCTTGCGTCCGTACAGCTCCCGCGTGAACGGCCGCGCGAACCGGCCAATGAGCGAGGCGCGGCCAATCAGGCCTACCGGCCGATCGCGCTCCACCACCGGCAGCACTTCCAGTGCGGGATCGCTCTCGAAACGTGCCACCACGTCTTCACTGCGCGTGTCGGGCGACACCGGCTGCACGTGCGACGCAATGCGCTCCAGCGTGACGTTGCCCGCGCCCAGTTGGCTCGGCTGTTGATGGACGTAGGCGCGCCGCTCGTTCACGACTTCCTGCACCTGCGCCGTGATGGCGCGCTGCGGCCGAGCCTCGGGACGTGCAATGAAATATCCCTGGCCGAGAAAGATGCCGAGATCGCGCACGACCTGAAGCTCTTCGGCGTGCTCGATACCTTCGGCGATCACGCGCGTGCCGCTGGTCTCGGCGATCTGCCGCATCGAGCGCACGAACTGGAGCTTGACGGTATCGGTGTCGATACCATCGACAAAATGACGGTCGATCTTGACGTAATCGGGTCGCAGCTCAGACCACAGGCGCAGGCTCGCATAGCCTTCGCCCATGTCGTCGAGCGCCACTTCGAAGCCGAGCGCGCGATACGCGGCAAGCGAAGCGCGCGTGCTCGCCAGATCCAACGTGGGGGCATGCTCCGTGAGTTCCAGCACGACCCGCTCGGGCGTGAGTTGAAACGATTCGAGCATGGCAAACGTCTCGTCGAGCCCGAGCGACTCGGTCACGCCGCCGCCAGGCTGAGCCCGCGTGACCGGACCGATGTTCAGGAACAGGCGCTCTGGCAGTCCCTGCTCGGCGAAGCCGCGCAGCACGGCACGGCGGCACGCGAGTTCGAGCGGGGCGATCAGGCCATGGCGACGCGCCGCCGCGAAAAGCGCCATCGGCGAATGCATCGACGTGCCGGCCGGCCCGCGCACCAGCCCTTCGTAGCCGGCCACTTCCGAGGTCCGGAAATCGACGATCGG belongs to Pandoraea pnomenusa and includes:
- a CDS encoding APC family permease, translated to MDNNQSLMRNIGPFALMLTGLGSIIGSGWLFGAWKAAKIAGPAALLAWIIGAVVILAIALTYAELGAMFPESGGMVRYSRYSHGSLVGFIAAWANWIAIVSVIPIEAEASIQYMSTWPYEWAHNLFVDGTLTASGLTLSALLVVVYFLLNYWGVKLFARANTAITLFKFAIPALTIAGLIIAGFHPGNFNLAEHGGFAPNGMSAVLTAVATSGIVFAFNGFQSPVNLAGEARDPGRSIPFAVVGSILLATVIYLLLQVAYIGALSPEQLAGGWHMVSFSSPFAELAIALGLNWLAIVLYFDAFLSPSGTGTTYMATTSRMIYAMERNRTLPEIFGRVHPLYGVPRPAMWFNLAISFIFMFFFRGWDSLAAVISVATVISYLTGPISVMALRRSAPEMERPLRLPGLSLIAPFAFVCASLILYWARWPLTGQIIVLVVVALPVYFYYQAKDKWQGFGRDLKASWWLIGYLPVMALCSYIGSKEFGGLGLLPYGWDMAVVALLSLAFYHWGVKAGWRTPYLSEERERDVAGMEGMPALSH
- a CDS encoding GGDEF domain-containing protein; protein product: MNPLPPVAIRPSERFAAPATPRDANVVPSDAAASAASHTRYADIAMGAAGTHHVEPDERGLLAEVCEGIGLTCVFQPIVDFRTSEVAGYEGLVRGPAGTSMHSPMALFAAARRHGLIAPLELACRRAVLRGFAEQGLPERLFLNIGPVTRAQPGGGVTESLGLDETFAMLESFQLTPERVVLELTEHAPTLDLASTRASLAAYRALGFEVALDDMGEGYASLRLWSELRPDYVKIDRHFVDGIDTDTVKLQFVRSMRQIAETSGTRVIAEGIEHAEELQVVRDLGIFLGQGYFIARPEARPQRAITAQVQEVVNERRAYVHQQPSQLGAGNVTLERIASHVQPVSPDTRSEDVVARFESDPALEVLPVVERDRPVGLIGRASLIGRFARPFTRELYGRKPCSAVMEPRPLTFDKGARVEDLSRMIAEGASRQIAAGFIVTDQGRYFGVAQGHALMRHITDMQLDAARYANPLTLLPGNVPIDDYMDRMIGERQSFHACYVDLDNFKPFNDVFGYRRGDDLIQLVARVLMAVRNPERDFLGHIGGDDFLILFRSPDWEARCREALTRFGDAVTEYFHPDQIAAGGFEAEDRRGMVIFHPITSLSIGVVAVTPESFPSHVEVSAAAAEAKKMAKRALGNSLFIERRRAHR